One window of Verrucomicrobiota bacterium genomic DNA carries:
- a CDS encoding bifunctional riboflavin kinase/FAD synthetase, translating into MKTIAAPAELDATSHKVCLAIGVFDGVHLGHQQVIRQTVSDAQRHGAISVVITFDRHPNSVVAPERTPPLIYSLPQKIRVIASLGAEATYLIPFDRAFSEQSGETFVRGLAQGFRQIHSICVGSNFTFGHRRSANVALLKALGQELNFVVHGLAAVSLDGKIVSSTRIREAIQNGNLDAASQMLGRAYSVAGTVRRGDQLGRQLGFPTANLDVADLALPPDGVYAVHARMQNSAHRAVVNMGHRPTVQSSELRKRFEVHLLDFDADLYGEEIEVTFVEKLRDEQRFPSFDALKEQIALDVAAARQLFG; encoded by the coding sequence ATCTGGGCCATCAGCAAGTCATCCGGCAAACCGTGAGCGACGCGCAGCGTCACGGAGCGATCTCGGTGGTGATCACCTTTGACCGGCACCCCAATTCCGTCGTCGCGCCGGAGCGAACTCCGCCGCTCATTTATTCCCTTCCGCAGAAAATCCGCGTGATTGCCTCCCTTGGCGCCGAGGCGACGTACCTCATCCCATTCGATCGCGCGTTCAGCGAACAATCCGGAGAAACCTTCGTTCGCGGATTGGCGCAGGGGTTCCGGCAGATTCACAGCATTTGTGTGGGGAGCAACTTTACTTTCGGCCACCGGCGCAGCGCCAATGTCGCTTTGCTGAAAGCCCTCGGCCAGGAACTGAATTTCGTCGTCCACGGCCTGGCGGCGGTTTCGCTGGATGGCAAGATCGTGAGCAGCACGCGGATTCGCGAGGCCATCCAAAACGGGAATCTGGATGCCGCAAGCCAGATGCTGGGCCGAGCCTACTCGGTCGCGGGAACCGTCAGGCGCGGAGATCAGCTTGGGCGGCAGCTTGGTTTTCCCACGGCGAATCTGGATGTCGCCGATCTCGCTCTGCCACCGGACGGAGTTTATGCCGTCCATGCTCGAATGCAGAATTCCGCGCATCGAGCAGTCGTGAATATGGGCCACCGACCAACCGTGCAATCCTCCGAGCTCCGGAAACGCTTTGAAGTGCATCTCCTGGATTTTGACGCTGATCTGTACGGAGAGGAGATCGAAGTCACTTTCGTGGAGAAGCTGCGGGACGAACAAAGATTTCCGTCCTTCGATGCGCTCAAAGAACAGATCGCGCTGGATGTCGCGGCGGCACGCCAGCTTTTCGGCTGA